The Thermoclostridium stercorarium subsp. stercorarium DSM 8532 genome contains a region encoding:
- a CDS encoding aldo/keto reductase: MTSIKDCATLNNGVKMPWLGLGVWKITKPEEIDFAVKTALEAGYRSIDTAEVYGNEEGVGKAIRESGIPRDEIFITTKLANSEQRKGYDAALRAFEESRKRLGVEYIDLFLIHWPVKDKYVESWKALIKLYNDGLVRAIGVSNFLIHHLEDIISETGVVPAVNQVELHPWLNQSELVEFCQKHKIQVEAYSPLMGGRLGEVTELNDIANKYRKTPAQIVLRWNLQRGIIVIPKSVHRERIIENSQIFDFSLSDEDMELINSLNRNQRFLPDPNNVYF, from the coding sequence ATTACAAGTATAAAAGACTGTGCAACGCTGAATAACGGTGTGAAAATGCCGTGGCTCGGCCTGGGCGTATGGAAAATTACAAAACCTGAGGAGATTGACTTTGCGGTGAAAACAGCCCTTGAAGCGGGATACAGAAGTATTGACACGGCGGAAGTATACGGAAACGAAGAGGGCGTTGGCAAGGCCATCCGGGAATCGGGAATACCCCGCGATGAGATTTTTATAACCACAAAGCTTGCCAATTCGGAACAGCGAAAAGGTTATGATGCGGCTTTGCGGGCATTTGAAGAAAGCAGGAAAAGGCTTGGCGTTGAATATATAGATTTGTTTCTGATCCACTGGCCTGTTAAGGATAAGTATGTTGAAAGCTGGAAGGCGCTGATAAAACTGTACAATGACGGGCTTGTTCGAGCTATCGGCGTTTCCAATTTCCTTATTCACCATCTTGAAGATATAATCAGTGAGACAGGCGTTGTTCCCGCAGTTAACCAGGTTGAACTGCACCCGTGGCTTAATCAGAGCGAGCTGGTGGAGTTCTGCCAAAAGCACAAAATTCAGGTGGAGGCATACAGCCCCCTGATGGGCGGGCGCCTTGGCGAAGTTACCGAGCTCAACGATATTGCGAACAAATACCGGAAAACCCCGGCGCAAATTGTGCTGCGCTGGAACCTGCAAAGGGGAATCATTGTCATACCTAAATCGGTTCATAGGGAAAGAATTATTGAAAATTCGCAGATATTTGATTTCAGCCTTTCCGACGAGGATATGGAACTTATTAACTCGTTAAACCGCAACCAGCGTTTCCTTCCCGATCCTAACAACGTTTATTTCTGA